One region of Diabrotica undecimpunctata isolate CICGRU chromosome 6, icDiaUnde3, whole genome shotgun sequence genomic DNA includes:
- the LOC140444504 gene encoding uncharacterized protein, whose translation MSNTLGNEGIQWQFIPARAPNFGGLWKAAVKSCKHHLRRILVKSLLKYEKFSTLLAQVEAVLNSRPLVLLSSSPDDLEVLTPSHFFIERKLTKAPDPSLKEIPVNHLSRWQHVQMLHQHFWSRWSSEYLAELQQRQKWMKNSNNLQTGQLVIIKEDNLPPSQWRLGRVKKLFCGPDGNVRVVLVKIQLGEYKRSILKLCPLPEQS comes from the coding sequence ATGAGTAATACGTTAGGTAATGAGGGAATTCAATGGCAATTTATTCCGGCACGTGCTCCAAATTTTGGGGGTTTATGGAAAGCGGCCGTGAAATCATGTAAACATCATTTAAGGAGAATTTTGGTTAAATCTCTTCTTAAATACGAGAAATTTAGTACTCTTCTTGCACAGGTTGAAGCGGTTCTAAACTCCCGTCCTTTGGTCCTTCTTTCCTCTAGTCCTGACGATCTTGAGGTATTAACACCTTCCCATTTCTTTATTGAACGCAAACTCACTAAAGCTCCTGATCCAAGTCTTAAAGAGATACCAGTGAATCATCTGTCTCGTTGGCAACATGTACAGATGCTACATCAACATTTTTGGAGTAGATGGTCGAGTGAGTACCTTGCTGAATTGCAACAAAGGCAAAAATGGATGAAGAATTCCAATAACCTTCAAACTGGACAGTTGGTTATCATCAAGGAGGACAATCTGCCTCCATCCCAGTGGCGACTAGGAAGAGTGAAGAAACTGTTCTGTGGTCCAGACGGAAATGTGCGAGTGGTCTTGGTCAAAATTCAACTGGGAGAATACAAACGTTCTATTTTAAAACTGTGTCCTCTCCCAGAACAATCATAG
- the LOC140444505 gene encoding uncharacterized protein: protein MCSKCAFCSSTERIRAFKIRSRNFDVTSSLSPLELEKAMDALVLVSPKEIFEADMMTLETGKPWKKSLLNLNPFMEKAGCLRVGGRLNLTNLPYSQKHPRLLRAKHRFTILLFEMEYNRLLHCGPQQLLSTIRENFWVLGGRNIARKVYRNCVRCFRCKPIPLEQIMEVLPKERVEVNPPFYVTGMDYAGPFPMKTKRGRGSQIIKCYIYLFVCVLTKALYLRWYQT, encoded by the coding sequence ATGTGCTCAAAATGTGCCTTCTGTTCATCTACAGAACGCATCCGTGCCTTTAAGATCAGATCAAGAAATTTTGATGTAACCAGTTCACTATCTCCTTTGGAATTAGAGAAAGCTATGGATGCGTTGGTATTGGTATCACCAAAAGAAATTTTTGAAGCGGATATGATGACACTGGAAACTGGAAAACCCTGGAAGAAAAGTCTTCTTAATTTGAATCCTTTCATGGAGAAAGCAGGATGTCTCAGGGTGGGGGGTAGATTAAACTTGACAAACCTACCTTATTCACAAAAACACCCTCGATTATTACGTGCTAAACACAGGTTTACCATATTGTTATTTGAAATGGAATATAATAGGTTGCTGCATTGTGGCCCGCAGCAATTGTTAAGTACTATCAGAGAGAATTTTTGGGTACTGGGAGGACGAAACATAGCACGGAAAGTGTATCGCAATTGTGTGAGATGTTTCCGATGCAAACCTATTCCTTTGGAGCAAATTATGGAAGTTTTACCAAAAGAGAGAGTAGAAGTAAATCCTCCATTTTATGTAACGGGAATGGATTATGCAGGTCCTTTTCCAATGAAGACAAAACGTGGTCGTGGTTCACAAAtaattaaatgttatatttatCTTTTTGTGTGTGTTTTAACTAAAGCACTTTATTTAAGGTGGTATCAGACTTAA